From the genome of Candidozyma auris chromosome 2, complete sequence, one region includes:
- the GPH1 gene encoding glycogen phosphorylase: MGDYVTPAAMPQPKLKRTNTGFTQNQIIAYDAQIPESAKQIWRKYSKLQNMDTSKKLGAEEERKNVINNDEFEQSFVSKVEFNLARNMYNCDNMAAYHAASESIRDNLLVDWANTQQKQTIHDGKRVYYLSLEFLMGRAMDNALINLKSRGVVSQALNGLGFNLEDVLEEEPDAGLGNGGLGRLAACFVDSLSSKNYSGWGYGLNYQYGIFRQRIIDGYQVETPDYWLKDSNPWEIDRHEIQIPVNFYGDVEEVLDEKTGLTKTVWHGGDRVLAVACDFPVPGYNTTNTNNLRLWNAKPTSEFDFNKFNSGDYQQSVAAQQNAESITAVLYPNDNFDKGKELRLKQQYFWVAASLHDIVRRFKKNHKSDFAKFPDQVAIQLNDTHPTLAIVELQRILVDIEGLPWDDAWAIVTKTFAYTNHTVMTEALEKWPVHLLGNLLPRHLQIIYDINYYFLKSVESRFPEDRDLLSRVSVIEESEPKSVRMAYLAIIGSHKVNGVAELHSELIKTTIFKDFVKVFGPDKFINVTNGITPRRWLRQANPELAALISEVLDDKDYEYLTHLGRLKQLEKFVDDDSFLKRWDAIKFNNKRRLATLVRTETGIELDPTVMFDVQVKRIHEYKRQQLNIFAAIYRYLRIKELIQEGVSIDDIKLKHYISKATIIGGKAAPGYYMAKTIIHLVNVVGEVVNNDPEIDNLLKVVFIPDYNVSKAEIICPGSDLSNHISTAGTEASGTSNMKFALNGGLIIGTVDGANVEITREIGEENIFLFGNLAESVEEIRHKHRFEGVKVPATLQRVFDAIYSGMFGDPHEFRPLIESITHHGDYYLVTDDFDLYLECQDRLEKIYGHHGGDSQDKDHLHQWVKKSVLSVANMGFFSSDRCIDEYAENIWNVEPLSS; encoded by the coding sequence ATGGGTGACTACGTGACGCCAGCGGCTATGCCGCAGCCTAAGTTGAAAAGAACCAACACCGGGTTCACACAAAACCAGATCATTGCCTATGATGCACAGATCCCAGAGTCGGCAAAGCAGATCTGGCGCAAGTACTCCAAGCTCCAGAACATGGACACCTCCAAAAAATTGGGAGCTGAGGAGGAGAGGAAGAACGTCATCAACAACGACGAGTTCGAGCAGTCTTTTGTCAGCAAAGTCgagttcaacttggccagAAACATGTACAATTGCGATAACATGGCCGCCTACCACGCTGCGCTGGAGTCCATCAGAGACAACTTGCTTGTGGACTGGGCAAACACCCAGCAGAAGCAGACCATTCATGACGGGAAGCGTGTGTACTACTTGTCGCTTGAGTTTCTCATGGGCAGAGCTATGGACAATGCCTTaatcaacttgaagagccGTGGGGTGGTGCTGCAGGCGCTCAATGGGTTGGGTTTCAACCTTGAGGATGTGCTTGAAGAGGAACCTGATGCCGGGCTTGGAAATGGTGGTTTGGGCAGGTTGGCTGCCTGTTTCGTGGATTCCCTTTCCTCCAAGAACTATTCTGGTTGGGGGTACGGCTTGAACTACCAGTATGGTATTTTTCGCCAGAGAATCATCGATGGATACCAGGTCGAGACTCCAGATTACTGGTTGAAGGATTCGAACCCTTGGGAAATTGACAGACACGAGATCCAGATTCCTGTCAACTTCTACGGAGACGTCGAGGAAGTGTTAGATGAGAAAACTGGTTTGACCAAGACTGTGTGGCACGGTGGTGATAGAGTGTTGGCCGTTGCTTGTGATTTCCCTGTGCCAGGCTATAATACtaccaacaccaacaacttgCGTTTGTGGAACGCCAAACCTACCAGTGAgtttgacttcaacaaattcaaCTCTGGTGACTACCAACAGTCTGTGGCTGCACAGCAGAACGCTGAGTCTATCACTGCTGTTTTGTACCCAAACGATAATTTCGACAAGGGTAAAGAGTTGCGTTTGAAGCAGCAGTACTTCTGGGTGGCTGCCTCCTTGCATGATATCGTCAGAagattcaaaaagaaccaCAAGAGCGACTTCGCCAAATTCCCTGACCAGGTTGCCATTCAGTTGAACGACACTCACCCCACTTTGGCCATCGTGGAGTTACAAAGAATCTTGGTGGACATTGAAGGCTTGCCTTGGGATGATGCTTGGGCCATTGTCACTAAAACATTCGCCTACACCAACCACACGGTGATGACTGAGGCATTGGAGAAATGGCCTGTTCATCTTTTAGGTAACTTATTGCCTAGACACTTACAGATCATTTACGACATCAACTAttacttcttgaagagcgTGGAGTCAAGGTTTCCTGAGGACAGAGACTTGCTCAGTCGTGTTTCTGtaattgaagaaagtgagcCTAAGTCCGTTAGAATGGCTTACTTGGCAATCATTGGTTCTCACAAGGTCAACGGAGTGGCTGAATTGCATTCtgaattgatcaagacGACTATCTTCAAGGACTTCGTCAAGGTGTTTGGCCCCGACAAGTTCATCAACGTCACTAACGGTATTACTCCAAGAAGATGGTTGCGCCAGGCGAACCCAGAATTGGCGGCATTGATTTCTGAAGTGCTTGATGATAAAGACTACGAGTATTTGACTCACTTGGGTCGTTTGAAACAGCTCGAAAAATTTGTGGACGACgacagcttcttgaagcgCTGGGACGCCATCAAGTTTAACAACAAACGGAGGCTTGCAACCCTTGTGAGGACAGAGACTGGCATAGAGTTGGACCCCACTGTAATGTTCGACGTGCAAGTGAAGAGAATCCACGAGTACAAGAGACAGCAATTAAATATCTTTGCTGCAATCTACAGGTACTTGAGAATCAAAGAGTTGATTCAGGAAGGTGTCTCTATTGACGACATTAAGTTGAAGCACTACATATCCAAGGCTACCATCATTGGTGGTAAAGCCGCTCCTGGTTACTACATGGCCAAGACCATCATTCACTTGGTCAATGTTGTTGGTGAGGTTGTCAACAACGATCCTGAGATTGacaatttgttgaaggtggtcTTCATTCCTGACTACAATGTGTCGAAGGCCGAGATTATCTGCCCAGGTTCTGACTTGTCTAATCACATCTCCACCGCTGGTACAGAGGCTCTGGGTACGTCCAACATGAAATTTGCCCTCAACGGTGGCCTTATAATTGGAACAGTGGATGGTGCCAATGTCGAGATTACCAGAGAGATAGGTGAGGAgaacatcttcttgttcgGTAACTTGGCCGAGTCTGTGGAAGAGATTAGACACAAGCACCGGTTTGAAGGCGTCAAAGTGCCAGCCACGTTGCAGAGGGTGTTTGACGCAATCTACCTGGGCATGTTTGGCGACCCACACGAGTTCAGGCCCTTGATCGAGTCCATCACTCACCACGGCGATTACTACTTAGTGACCGATGACTTCGACTTATACTTAGAGTGCCAGGATAGACTTGAGAAGATCTACGGCCACCACGGCGGAGACCTGCAAGACAAGGACCACTTGCACCAGTgggtgaagaagtcagTTTTGTCTGTGGCCAATATGGGATTCTTCTCCTCAGACCGGTGTATCGACGAGTATGCCGAGAACATTTGGAACGTGGAGCCTCTCAGCAGCTGA
- a CDS encoding serine-type carboxypeptidase, which produces MLWLFFLLAAAWANPIKLAREELSQKRGSSVEDYLVTSLPGLFKIDTKDIPVMFAGQLRLYEQNDTHYFFWKFQDQHKAPVAEKKLIFWLNGGPGCSSMDGALMEAGPLRVNKHKEVVYNEGSWHKRADIVFVDQPAGTGFSYSDDYANNLNDVSWHFKTFLEKYFDLFPEERHYDIMLAGESFAGQYIPYIAHGIIEHMPDIHLAGLLIGNGYIDPYTQGLSYLPFAQQAGIISTNHPNWRDLLSRQEECQKRVDHAKAEKTPAAADLATRVCDNVLSLLLQYTRDNRAAKNEQCFNMYDYKLKDSFPSCGMHWPPDLQYVTPFLRDNNVMNSLNLENKISWKECRGNVGTHLNQRDFPPAISLLPDLLKNTKIVLFHGDRDIICNYVGAEYLVRDLDWNGKKGFSESLPTYDWIHEGEKGGYLQSEANLTYVNVFEASHMVPFDKPELSSALVDILYERYDVVDNSNEKPKLITHALSYSEDNGRPTKPEPGDSQTSSLGSSVPVGGNNSTSTTDGSEVHYGSAFVRLIQFAVIIVLIWGVCALFSAYRSRPASIIKTKSSNRKKNVQWADQLEEEELGIGPNIDSKGSIFSRAFSKLTGGDPRGRYAPTSQFEDIELESRRHDDDADFIIASDDEAESPPEEEEPESGDPALHRNSEE; this is translated from the coding sequence ATGTTATGGctattttttcttcttgcgGCAGCGTGGGCAAACCCCATCAAGCTTGCCAGAGAAGAGCTTTCCCAAAAAAGAGGCTCTTCTGTCGAAGATTACTTGGTCACCTCACTTCCGGGGCTCTTCAAGATCGATACCAAAGATATCCCCGTGATGTTTGCCGGGCAGCTTCGACTCTATGAGCAGAACGACACACACTATTTCTTCTGGAAGTTCCAGGATCAGCATAAGGCGCCCGTGGCAGAGAAAAAGTTGATTTTCTGGCTAAACGGTGGGCCCGGGTGTTCCTCCATGGATGGCGCCTTGATGGAAGCAGGCCCGCTCAGGGTAAACAAGCACAAGGAGGTGGTGTACAATGAAGGGTCGTGGCATAAGAGGGCCGACATTGTGTTCGTGGACCAGCCAGCGGGCACTGGCTTCTCGTACTCTGACGATTAtgccaacaacttgaacgACGTATCGTGGCACTTCAAGAcgtttttggagaaataCTTCGACCTTTTCCCCGAGGAGCGACACTATGATATCATGTTGGCAGGTGAGAGTTTTGCAGGCCAGTATATTCCTTACATTGCTCACGGCATCATTGAGCACATGCCTGATATTCATTTGGCGGGCCTCTTGATTGGCAACGGCTACATCGACCCGTATACGCAAGGCCTCTCGTATTTACCGTTTGCTCAGCAAGCAGGAATCATCTCTACAAACCATCCTAACTGGAGAGATCTTCTTTCGAGACAAGAGGAGTGCCAAAAACGGGTGGACCATGCCAAGGCTGAGAAGACGCCTGCTGCCGCTGATTTGGCCACGAGGGTCTGTGACAACGTGCTCAGTCTTTTGCTTCAGTACACGAGGGACAACCGCGCTGCAAAGAACGAGCAATGCTTCAACATGTACGACtacaagctcaaggactCGTTTCCTTCTTGCGGCATGCATTGGCCACCAGATCTCCAGTATGTGACCCCGTTTTTGCGTGACAATAATGTGATGAACAGTTTGAACTTGGAGAATAAGATATCTTGGAAAGAGTGTCGGGGCAACGTTGGCACCCACTTGAACCAACGTGATTTTCCTCCTGCcatctctcttcttccagaCCTTTTGAAGAACACTAAAATTGTGCTCTTTCACGGAGACAGGGATATAATCTGTAATTATGTGGGCGCAGAGTACCTCGTCAGAGATTTGGACTGGAATGGTAAGAAGGGTTTCTCGGAGTCTTTACCAACATACGACTGGATCCACGAAGGCGAGAAGGGAGGATATCTTCAGAGCGAAGCCAACTTGACCTACGTAAACGTCTTTGAAGCCTCCCACATGGTGCCGTTCGATAAGCCCGAGTTATCGAGCGCTTTGGTTGATATCTTGTATGAGCGATATGATGTCGTGGATAATCTGAACGAGAAGCCTAAGCTTATCACGCACGCGTTGTCCTATAGCGAGGACAACGGTAGGCCGACTAAGCCTGAACCTGGTGACTCTCAGACGTCATCTCTTGGCTCTTCCGTCCCGGTCGGAGGAAACAACAGCACAAGCACCACCGACGGCTCAGAGGTACACTACGGTAGCGCATTCGTGCGTCTTATTCAGTTTGCCGTCATTATTGTTCTCATATGGGGCGTTTGTGCTCTCTTTTCCGCTTACAGGTCACGTCCAGCatccatcatcaagacGAAGTCGTCAAATAGGAAAAAGAACGTCCAGTGGGCAGACCAgttggaggaagaggaattgGGTATCGGTCCAAATATTGATTCAAAGGGCTCTATCTTCTCGAGGGCTTTTCTGAAATTGACCGGAGGAGATCCTCGAGGTCGTTATGCACCAACGCTGCAATTCGAAGATATAGAATTGGAATCTAGGCGACATGATGACGATGCCGATTTCATCATTGCAAGCGATGATGAAGCGGAGTCGCCTccagaggaagaggagccCGAGTCCGGTGATCCTGCATTGCACAGAAACTCTGAAGAATAG